The following proteins are co-located in the Pyricularia oryzae 70-15 chromosome 1, whole genome shotgun sequence genome:
- a CDS encoding alpha-ketoglutarate-dependent taurine dioxygenase — protein sequence MLGFIQGPLRGARACGAGPARRQVKKALLGAAAQVADLTTYVGTEIESLQLGDLTDRQRDELALLVAERSVDLSLQQQLNLGKHFGEVEVHPQVPYVPDLPGVHIMWPNLQAMQSPALFRRPGGASRWHSDLVHEKNPAGLTHLHNDGPIKSRFIGDTIGVSDSGEKGKYNPGADGNKGINSTGLEIEGGGEEIHK from the exons ATGCTTG GATTTATACAAGGCCCGCTCCGAGGAGCGCGAGCATGTGGAGCCGGCCCTGCGCGCCGACAAGTCAAGAAGGCGCTGCTGGGGGCCGCCGCACAGGTGGCGGACCTGACGACGTACGTCGGCACCGAGATCGAGAGCCTGCAGCTCGGGGACCTGACGGACCGGCAGAGGGACGAGCTGGCGCTGCTGGTGGCGGAGCGGAGCGTC GACCTGAGCCTACAGCAGCAGCTCAACCTGGGCAAGCACTTTGGAGAGGTCGAGGTCCACCCCCAGGTCCCCTACGTGCCGGACCTGCCCGGCGTGCACATCATGTGGCCGAACCTCCAGGCCATGCAAAGCCCGGCGTTGTTCCGAAGGCCCGGCGGCGCATCGAGGTGGCATTCCGATCTCGTGCACGAGAAGAACCCGGCTGGGCTCACTCACctgcacaacgacggccCAATAAAAAGTCGGTTTATCGGAGACACGATCGGAGTTAGTGACTCGGGTGAGAAAGGAAAATATAATCCCGGCGCGGATGGAAACAAG GGAATTAACAGTACTGGTTTGGAAATTGAAGGTGGTGGAGAGGAAATTCATAAATGA
- a CDS encoding pantothenate transporter liz1: MVTTDPKHPVCLPIDTSDGAFDSKGTNSDYSSSSPLSVLADVNEQPKKSWRSTIWDTLDKPKEERRFLFKLDAVILTMASLGYFIKNLDQINITSAFVSGMKEDLGLHGNELNYMITCWTVGYVIGEIPSNMLLTRIRPSIWIPTCEVIWSVLTILLAKCTSATQIYVLRFFIGLAESAFYPGMQYVIGSWYRKDELAKRSCIFHASGNIGGMFSGYLMAAAYTLNDTNGFRGWQWLFIINTVVSLPIAIAGYFFFPDVPEITKAWWLTEAEIDIARKRMVLEGRANRAPYTKQKFKKIFSSWHIYLLPLLYILFNNGGGYGGQPVFALWLKSEGYGIVAINSYPTIAAAIAVVMTLAYAWTSDTVFRGARWPPIVFAGCFKIVTETSLAVWSIPVGWKWFCFIFGSVSSGISGLTFAWAHEICSDDNEERALVVATMNQMAYVVQAWLPLLIWQQVDQPRYQKGFITMVFIAAGMIATAFAIRLLHHRERARKAKEAEQGSS; encoded by the exons ATGGTCACTACCGACCCAAAGCACCCGGTCTGCCTCCCAATCGATACATCTGATGGGGCGTTTGACAGCAAAGGGACCAACTCGGACTACTCCAGCTCCAGCCCTCTATCGGTATTGGCTGATGTCAACGAACAGCCAAAGAAATCATGGCGTTCAACCATCTGGGACACTCTCGACAAGCCCAAGGAAGAGCGCCGCTTTCTGTTCAAGCTAGATGCTGTCATTCTCACCATGGCCTCGTTAGGCTACTTTATCAAGAATCTGGATCAGATCAACATTACGAGCGCCTTTGTTTCTGGCATGAAGGAGGACTTGGGCCTGCATGGCAACGAGCTCAACTACATGATCACATGTTGGACGGTCGGCTATGTTATTGGAGAGATCCCAAG CAACATGCTCCTCACTCGCATCAGACCCTCCATCTGGATCCCAACATGTGAGGTGATCTGGTCCGTCCTCACCATCCTCCTCGCGAAATGCACGTCGGCAACCCAAATCTACGTCCTGCGCTTCTTCATCGGGCTGGCCGAGTCCGCCttctacccgggcatgcaaTACGTCATCGGATCATGGTACCGCAAGGACGAACTGGCAAAGCGCAGCTGCATCTTCCACGCCAGCGGCAACATTGGCGGCATGTTCTCGGGCTACCTGATGGCAGCCGCCTACACCCTGAACGACACCAACGGGTTCCGCGGGTGGCAGTGGCTCTTCATCATCAACACGGTCGTGTCGCTCCCCATCGCCATCGCCGGCTACTTTTTCTTCCCCGACGTGCCGGAGATCACCAAGGCGTGGTGGCTCACCGAGGCGGAGATCGACATTGCCCGCAAGAGGATGGTGCTCGAGGGACGGGCGAACCGCGCCCCTTACACCAAGCAAAAGTTCAAAAAGATCTTTTCGTCCTGGCACATCTACCTGCTTCCCCTCCTCTACATCCTGTTCaacaacggcggcggctacgGCGGGCAGCCGGTGTTTGCGCTCTGGCTCAAGTCGGAAGGCTACGGGATCGTCGCCATCAACTCGTACCCGACCATCGCGGCCGCCATCGCCGTCGTCATGACGCTCGCGTACGCCTGGACCTCGGACACCGTCTTTCGCGGTGCGCGGTGGCCGCCCATCGTGTTTGCGGGCTGCTTCAAGATCGTGACCGAGACCAGCCTGGCGGTCTGGAGCATACCGGTGGGGTGGAAGTGGTTCTGCTTCATCTTTGGCAGCGTGTCGAGCGGCATCTCGGGCCTGACCTTTGCGTGGGCGCACGAGATCTGCAGCGACGACAACGAGGAGAGGGCGCTGGTCGTGGCGACCATGAACCAGATGGCGTACGTGGTGCAGGcttggctgccgctgctcaTTTGGCAGCAGGTCGACCAGCCGCGGTACCAGAAGGGTTTCATCACCATGGTTTTCATCGCGGCGGGTATGATTGCTACGGCGTTTGCCATCCGTCTCCTGCACCATCGTGAAAGGGCCAGGAAGGCCAAGGAGGCGGAGCAGGGGTCCAGCTGA